The following is a genomic window from Desulfotignum phosphitoxidans DSM 13687.
CGCCTTGAAGCCCGGTTGATGACCAACCGCCTGCCTTCATCCCGGCGCCGGTCGATTTACGCAGCAGTCACACAAAGATTTCCGGAAAACCGGTATATTCCCAAAACAAGCACCAACGGGTTTGCCCGGTTGTGCATGGAAGATGCCGACCTGCCGGAAGAGGAAAACGATCCCGCATGGGGCAGATGCCCGCTGCTGGAAAATGATTTGTGCACAGGTTATGATGTCCGGCCCTTCGGGTGCCGGGCCATGGTCTCGGAAACCGATTGCAGGGACACGGGCTGCGCACAGATGCCCTCCTGGATACTGACGGTGAACAATGTGTTTTTACAGGCCATCGAGCACCTGGACCCGGACGGATATTCGGGCAATCTGTCGGACATGCTGCACCGGGCCTTGTCCGGCAATGATGTGACCGGTCAGGATATTCAGAATCATGATCTGAAAAACCACAAATTGTTCGTTAAAAACGAACCCATCACCTGTCTGATGATCCCGCCGGAACACCGGGAGCAAATGGCACCCATTGTCAGGGATCTGTCAGAGCTGATCAACACCGGCCTTGAACGGAATCAGGGTCAGGGTCAAGGCAACGACCGGTAATGCAATTCCTGCCGCATCTTGATAATCATACCGCAACCGCGTACCGTCATCCCATGAAAAAATGGTTTTCAATGCTCTTGGTTTTGCTGCTGTTTTGCCTGGCTGGTGCCGGGTGTGCCGTGAGACAACCGGCACGGGTTGCGGATATCCGGATGCTGCCCCAGGATGCCGGGGTGTATCTGGCGCACATCAAGGGCCCGATCTTTGATCCGGCCCGCCAGGCAGCGTATTTTCAACAATTCAAAGACCGGTTTTTCAGGCCCTGGCACCGGACCGATCCGAAGCATTCTGCTGAAATCGTTTTTTCCGGATTGAAAAAATACCGGTTAAAAAGTCTATATGGCGAAAACAACCTGCCCCTTTCCCCGGATTTTCTGGATTCAATGGCCCGGCAGTCTCAACCCGATATTTATCCTTTGCGCCACCAGCCGGCCATCACCGTGACTCACGCCGCCATCCGGGTATTTCCCACCCACAAACCCGTGTTTTTCGGACCCTTGCACCCGGGTCGCGGATTTCCCTTTGATATGATGCAGAATTCTCTGGTACCGGCCGGCACCCCCGTGCTGGTCACCCATGAAAGCAAAGACAGACTCTGGGCCCTGGTGGAAACCGACTGGGTGGCCGGATGGGTGCGGTACCAGGAGATCGCGGCCGTGGATGCGGCAGTCATGGCGGACTATTCCGCCCATCCTCTGGCAGGGTTCCGGGCCGACCAGGTCCCCGTGATTCCAGAGCACAGCCCCCCGGTTTTCTCCGGCCGGGTGGGTATGGCCCTGCCCATGAAGGAACCGGCATCTGATACCGGGTTTGTCACGGTGCTGGCCCCGGCACGAAACCATCTGGGAAAT
Proteins encoded in this region:
- a CDS encoding NlpC/P60 family N-terminal domain-containing protein, with the protein product MLLVLLLFCLAGAGCAVRQPARVADIRMLPQDAGVYLAHIKGPIFDPARQAAYFQQFKDRFFRPWHRTDPKHSAEIVFSGLKKYRLKSLYGENNLPLSPDFLDSMARQSQPDIYPLRHQPAITVTHAAIRVFPTHKPVFFGPLHPGRGFPFDMMQNSLVPAGTPVLVTHESKDRLWALVETDWVAGWVRYQEIAAVDAAVMADYSAHPLAGFRADQVPVIPEHSPPVFSGRVGMALPMKEPASDTGFVTVLAPARNHLGNTELVEARVRDHGIQRLPFPATPDNFAEILNALMGQTYGWGGLYENRDCSALIQDVFAGFGLPLPRNSKDQADFGETISLEGLSGPEKQSLIRTQGVPLQTLLYMPGHIMLYQGVDPASDQPVICHAMWGITTRPPFSTRSGRLVVGRTVITTLEPGKEQFPRVQPQDLLVEKLTRMVLLN